The following are encoded together in the Glycine max cultivar Williams 82 chromosome 8, Glycine_max_v4.0, whole genome shotgun sequence genome:
- the LOC100780520 gene encoding phosphatidylinositol/phosphatidylcholine transfer protein SFH9 isoform X1, producing the protein MPGEEVLAQEDERGRCFEPETSEDEWRKSRARSLRRKAMTASTRLAYSLRKRNTRVANSDFASIFIEDVRDANEEKAVNSFRQVLLTRDLLPDSHDDYHEMLRFLKARKFDIDKTVQMWADMLHWRKEYGVDSILQEFVYKEYEEVQCYYPHGYHGVDKEGQPVYIERLGKVEPSKLMSVTTVDRFLKYHVQGFEKMFKEKFPACSIAAKRHIDKTTTILDVHGVNWVSFSKVAHDLVMRMQKIDGDNYPETLNQMFIVNAGSGFKLLWNTAKGFLDPMTTAKIHVLGNKFQSRLLQIIDSSQLPDFLGGSCSCPNDGGCLRSDKGPWNDPDILKLLHSREAMKLTKFGSSSVADGVDVKSYASKVKSTGISEPLSASEVRLNPSAFVQSVPSSEKKRMRDSAPTGNVLEPLNAAREVVGDVDSISDSNNNHLRRLQEKPIPYIISILAQIAVKLLTCIYVVFAALGKCFVVRSVDNQPRSHEKTKSAQSNSEEQLMTPAIKEPLWQRIQNLEAVVTEMANKPNTIPPEKEDILQESLSRIKCIEYDLQKTKKALLATASKQVELAESLESLKESKFDGRNSCWPKNRSYAPGR; encoded by the exons ATGCCAG GAGAAGAAGTATTAGCTCAAGAAGATGAGAGGGGTAGATGTTTTGAGCCTGAAACCTCTGAGGATGAGTGGCGGAAGTCTCGAGCTAGATCTCTTAGGAGAAAAGCAATGACTGCTTCAACCAGACTCGCTTATAGTCTCAGGAAGCGTAATACACGTGTAGCAAATAGTGACTTTGCTTCAattttcatagaagatgtccgCGATGCTAACGAGGAAAAAGCTGTGAATTCATTTCGTCAGGTGCTACTTACAAGAGATCTGCTTCCAGATTCCCATGATGATTATCATGAAATGCTGAG GTTTCTGAAAGCCAGAAAGTTCGACATTGATAAAACAGTCCAGATGTGGGCAGATATGTTGCATTGGAGGAAGGAGTATGGAGTAGATTCTATTTTACAG GAATTTGTATATAAGGAGTATGAAGAGGTACAGTGTTATTATCCTCATGGCTACCATGGTGTGGACAAAGAGGGCCAACCGGTTTATATTGAAAGACTTGGCAAAGTTGAACCCAGCAAGTTGATGAGTGTCACGACAGTTgatcgatttttaaaatatcatgttCAGGGATTTGAGAAAATGTTTAAAGAGAAATTCCCAGCATGTTCTATTGCAGCAAAGAGGCATATAgataaaacaacaacaatactTGATGTGCATGGAGTG AATTGGGTCAGCTTTAGCAAAGTTGCACATGATCTTGTTATGCGTATGCAAAAAATTGATGGTGATAACTACCCTGAG ACattaaaccaaatgttcattgTTAATGCTGGTAGTGGGTTCAAGCTACTATGGAATACTGCAAAAGGTTTTCTTGATCCAATGACCACAGCCAAAATACat GTTTTAGGCAACAAGTTTCAGAGCAGACTGTTACAGATTATAGACTCAAG CCAACTTCCAGATTTCCTCGGCGGCAGTTGTTCGTGCCCAAATGATGGAGGGTGTCTTAGATCTGATAAGGGACCTTGGAATGATCCTGACATTTTGAAA CTATTGCATTCTAGAGAAGCAATGAAGCTAACAAAGTTTGGAAGTTCTTCTGTTGCTGATGGGGTTGATGTGAAGTCATATGCCAGCAAG GTTAAAAGCACTGGAATATCTGAACCTCTATCAGCGTCAGAAGTAAGATTGAATCCTTCAGCCTTCGTACAATCTGTTCCTTCAAGTGAAAAA AAAAGGATGAGAGACTCTGCACCTACCGGCAATGTACTTGAGCCTTTAAATGCTGCCAGAGAAGTTGTTGGGGATGTTGATTCAATAA GTGATTCAAACAACAATCATCTCAGAAGACTACAGGAGAAGCCAATTCCATATATCATAAGTATTTTGGCTCAAATCGCAGTCAAATTGTTAACTTGTATTTATGTAGTATTTGCGGCATTGGGGAAATGTTTTGTGGTTCGCTCTGTAGACAACCAACCAAGAAGCCATGAGAAAACCAAATCGGCTCAATCCAATTCCGAGGAACAATTAATGACTCCGGCGATAAAAGAGCCACTTTGGCAAAGAATTCAGAATTTAGAGGCAGTGGTAACTGAGATGGCTAATAAACCTAATACAATTCCTCCTGAAAAAGAGGATATTCTTCAAGAGTCATTGAGTCGCATAAAATGTATAGAATATGACTTGCAAAAAACAAAGAAG GCCCTGCTAGCCACTGCTTCAAAGCAAGTTGAGCTTGCCGAGTCATTGGAAAGCTTAAAGGAGAGTAAATTTGAC GGAAGAAATTCATGTTGGCCTAAAAATAGAAGTTATGCCCCAGGAAGATGA
- the LOC100780520 gene encoding phosphatidylinositol/phosphatidylcholine transfer protein SFH9 isoform X2 gives MPGEEVLAQEDERGRCFEPETSEDEWRKSRARSLRRKAMTASTRLAYSLRKRNTRVANSDFASIFIEDVRDANEEKAVNSFRQVLLTRDLLPDSHDDYHEMLRFLKARKFDIDKTVQMWADMLHWRKEYGVDSILQEFVYKEYEEVQCYYPHGYHGVDKEGQPVYIERLGKVEPSKLMSVTTVDRFLKYHVQGFEKMFKEKFPACSIAAKRHIDKTTTILDVHGVNWVSFSKVAHDLVMRMQKIDGDNYPEVLGNKFQSRLLQIIDSSQLPDFLGGSCSCPNDGGCLRSDKGPWNDPDILKLLHSREAMKLTKFGSSSVADGVDVKSYASKVKSTGISEPLSASEVRLNPSAFVQSVPSSEKKRMRDSAPTGNVLEPLNAAREVVGDVDSISDSNNNHLRRLQEKPIPYIISILAQIAVKLLTCIYVVFAALGKCFVVRSVDNQPRSHEKTKSAQSNSEEQLMTPAIKEPLWQRIQNLEAVVTEMANKPNTIPPEKEDILQESLSRIKCIEYDLQKTKKALLATASKQVELAESLESLKESKFDGRNSCWPKNRSYAPGR, from the exons ATGCCAG GAGAAGAAGTATTAGCTCAAGAAGATGAGAGGGGTAGATGTTTTGAGCCTGAAACCTCTGAGGATGAGTGGCGGAAGTCTCGAGCTAGATCTCTTAGGAGAAAAGCAATGACTGCTTCAACCAGACTCGCTTATAGTCTCAGGAAGCGTAATACACGTGTAGCAAATAGTGACTTTGCTTCAattttcatagaagatgtccgCGATGCTAACGAGGAAAAAGCTGTGAATTCATTTCGTCAGGTGCTACTTACAAGAGATCTGCTTCCAGATTCCCATGATGATTATCATGAAATGCTGAG GTTTCTGAAAGCCAGAAAGTTCGACATTGATAAAACAGTCCAGATGTGGGCAGATATGTTGCATTGGAGGAAGGAGTATGGAGTAGATTCTATTTTACAG GAATTTGTATATAAGGAGTATGAAGAGGTACAGTGTTATTATCCTCATGGCTACCATGGTGTGGACAAAGAGGGCCAACCGGTTTATATTGAAAGACTTGGCAAAGTTGAACCCAGCAAGTTGATGAGTGTCACGACAGTTgatcgatttttaaaatatcatgttCAGGGATTTGAGAAAATGTTTAAAGAGAAATTCCCAGCATGTTCTATTGCAGCAAAGAGGCATATAgataaaacaacaacaatactTGATGTGCATGGAGTG AATTGGGTCAGCTTTAGCAAAGTTGCACATGATCTTGTTATGCGTATGCAAAAAATTGATGGTGATAACTACCCTGAG GTTTTAGGCAACAAGTTTCAGAGCAGACTGTTACAGATTATAGACTCAAG CCAACTTCCAGATTTCCTCGGCGGCAGTTGTTCGTGCCCAAATGATGGAGGGTGTCTTAGATCTGATAAGGGACCTTGGAATGATCCTGACATTTTGAAA CTATTGCATTCTAGAGAAGCAATGAAGCTAACAAAGTTTGGAAGTTCTTCTGTTGCTGATGGGGTTGATGTGAAGTCATATGCCAGCAAG GTTAAAAGCACTGGAATATCTGAACCTCTATCAGCGTCAGAAGTAAGATTGAATCCTTCAGCCTTCGTACAATCTGTTCCTTCAAGTGAAAAA AAAAGGATGAGAGACTCTGCACCTACCGGCAATGTACTTGAGCCTTTAAATGCTGCCAGAGAAGTTGTTGGGGATGTTGATTCAATAA GTGATTCAAACAACAATCATCTCAGAAGACTACAGGAGAAGCCAATTCCATATATCATAAGTATTTTGGCTCAAATCGCAGTCAAATTGTTAACTTGTATTTATGTAGTATTTGCGGCATTGGGGAAATGTTTTGTGGTTCGCTCTGTAGACAACCAACCAAGAAGCCATGAGAAAACCAAATCGGCTCAATCCAATTCCGAGGAACAATTAATGACTCCGGCGATAAAAGAGCCACTTTGGCAAAGAATTCAGAATTTAGAGGCAGTGGTAACTGAGATGGCTAATAAACCTAATACAATTCCTCCTGAAAAAGAGGATATTCTTCAAGAGTCATTGAGTCGCATAAAATGTATAGAATATGACTTGCAAAAAACAAAGAAG GCCCTGCTAGCCACTGCTTCAAAGCAAGTTGAGCTTGCCGAGTCATTGGAAAGCTTAAAGGAGAGTAAATTTGAC GGAAGAAATTCATGTTGGCCTAAAAATAGAAGTTATGCCCCAGGAAGATGA